A single window of Sphaerodactylus townsendi isolate TG3544 linkage group LG05, MPM_Stown_v2.3, whole genome shotgun sequence DNA harbors:
- the GNAT2 gene encoding guanine nucleotide-binding protein G(t) subunit alpha-2 isoform X2 — protein sequence MKIIHQDGYTKEECLEFKSVIYGNILQSILAIVRAMITLGIDYGESGRADDGRLLFNLADSIEEGTMPPELVECVKRLWKDSGVQACFDRAAEYQLNDSASYYLNDLDRITAANYLPNEQDVLRSRVKTTGIIETRFSVKDLNFRMFDVGGQRSERKKWIHCFEGVTCIIFCGALSAYDMVLVEDDEVNRMHESLHLFNSICNHKFFAATSIILFLNKKDLFEQKIQKVHLNICFPDYDGPNTYEDAGNYIKLQFLDLNMRKDVKEIYSHMTCATDTQNVKFVFDAVTDVIIKENLKDCGLF from the exons GATTATCCATCAAGATGGTTACACAAAAGAAGAATGTCTGGAGTTCAAATCTGTCATCTATGGCAACATACTACAGTCCATCCTGGCCATCGTCAGAGCCATGATCACTTTGGGGATAGATTATGGTGAATCAGGCCGAGCC GATGATGGACGACTGCTGTTCAACTTGGCTGACTCCATTGAAGAAGGAACCATGCCCCCAGAGCTAGTTGAATGTGTAAAGCGGCTCTGGAAAGATTCGGGTGTTCAGGCCTGCTTTGACCGGGCAGCGGAGTACCAGCTCAATGACTCTGCCTCATA CTACCTGAACGACCTGGACAGGATCACAGCTGCCAATTACCTCCCCAATGAACAAGATGTTCTGCGATCACGAGTTAAGACGACAGGTATCATCGAGACAAGATTCTCTGTCAAAGACCTCAACTTTAG GATGTTTGATGTGGGCGGACAGAGATCAGAGCGCAAGAAGTGGATCCACTGCTTTGAAGGAGTGACCTGCATCATTTTCTGCGGGGCTCTCAGTGCTTATGACATGGTGTTGGTAGAAGATGATGAAGTG AATCGCATGCATGAATCTCTGCATCTGTTCAACAGCATATGCAATCACAAGTTCTTTGCTGCCACTTCCATTATTCTATTTCTGAACAAGAAAGACCTCTTTGAGCAAAAGATCCAGAAAGTACATCTCAACATTTGTTTCCCGGATTATGATG GTCCCAATACATATGAAGATGCAGGCAATTACATCAAGCTTCAGTTCCTTGACCTGAACATGAGAAAAGATGTGAAAGAAATCTACAGTCATATGACCTGTGCCACAGACACACAGAAcgttaaatttgtatttgatgCAGTGACAGATGTCATCATCAAAGAGAATCTCAAGGACTGTGGTCTCTTCTAA